The following proteins come from a genomic window of Nycticebus coucang isolate mNycCou1 chromosome 11, mNycCou1.pri, whole genome shotgun sequence:
- the LOC128598881 gene encoding ras-like GTP-binding protein O-RHO yields the protein MAAIRRKLVIVGDGARGKTCLLIVFSKDQFTEMYVPMVFQNYVADIEVDGKQKIFQNNGPQKSNISAPICPSPWLGTRRIFRMMSTQGGS from the exons ATGGCTGCTATCAGGAGAAAACTGGTGATTGTTGGTGATGGAGCTCGTGGGAAGACATGTTTGCTCATAGTCTTCAGCAAGGACCAGTTCACAGAGATGTATGTGCCCATGGTGTTTCAGAACTATGTGGCAGATATTGAGGTGGATGGCAAGCAG AAAATATTCCAGAACAATGGACCCCAGAAGTCAAACATTTCCGCCCCAATATGCCCATCACCCTGGTTGGGAACAAGAAGGATCTTCAGAATGATGAGCACACAAGGCGGGAGCTAG